GTTAATTATCATGGATATAATATTATGGTCAAGTACTCTCGCAACTATTAGCTGTAAAATGACAATCAGTTGCTTGTTTTCAACCAACCGCATGATATGATATAGTAAAGGGAACTACTAACCAATAAGTGGGTAACTTGCCGAGTTGCCCATTTTTATTTCAGATTCAAGGCGGTACACATTGTGACAATAAGAAGCATATTGATTGTAAGACTTAGCGCTATTGGCGATGTCATTCATTGTACGCCGGTAGCCAGAACGCTGCGGCGGGCTTATCCCGAATGCCGGATCACCTGGCTGGTGGGAGCAGTGGCCGCCGATCTGCTGACCTATAATCCCCACATAGATGAAGTGTTGGTCTGGTCGAGGGAACGTTTTGAGAAACATCTCCGTAAGCTTGAGTTACGAGAAGCCGCACGGATGTGGCGTGAACTGAAAAACATGTTGTCAGAACGGTATTTTGACGTCGTTTTGGATATTCACGGGTTATTTCTTACCGGCATGATCACCAAGCAAGTACGGGCTGGCCGGAAAATCGGCATGCGGGGGGCTAAAGAGTTAAATTCGCTGTTTATGACCGAAACCGCCCCGCCCTTGGGCAGGCACGTTACGGATAAATACCTGGGCGTACTTCGGGCAATTGGCATCACCGAGGTGGACCGGCGCATGCAACTAACGCTTGGTCCGAAGCATGGCGAGTTTGCCGCAGCTTATCTGCGGCAGGCGGGCGTTTTACCGGAGGAACGGCTTGTGGTTGTTATTCCAGGGACCACCTGGCCCTCCAAAAATTGGCCGGTGGAATTCTTTATCAGGACTATTCAGCGGCTTGCCCCTAAGCACCGGATTATACTGGGCGGCGGCAAAGCGGAAGTGCCGCTGGGAAGCGAGATTGAAAAGGCGTGTCCTTCGGTAGTCAATGCCATTGGACAAACCGGACTTTTGGATTTAGCCGGGTTGATTCAGAAAGCCGCTGTGGTGATTACCGGAGATACAGGTCCCTTACATATGGCGGCGGCGATGGATATTCCTACCGTAGCAATCTTCGGCCCTACCGATCCGGCGTTCTTTGCGCCGCTTGGCGAAAAACATATTGCTCTGACCAGCCGGTTAACCTGTTCCTTTTGCCATAAAACCAGGTGTCCTGACGGGAATAATATGTGTATGTATGGTGTTGCGCCGGATGAGGTGCTGCAAGCCGTGAGTAAGGTAGAAGTACCCTGCCAACCTTGAAAATGAAATTACTGATGGTCAAACTTTCTTCACCATCTTTCAGTTTCAAGATTGCACCAGCACTCTGTAACCTCTAATTCTATAGTGTTTTTTACGAGATTTTTTC
This is a stretch of genomic DNA from Propionispora hippei DSM 15287. It encodes these proteins:
- a CDS encoding glycosyltransferase family 9 protein, yielding MTIRSILIVRLSAIGDVIHCTPVARTLRRAYPECRITWLVGAVAADLLTYNPHIDEVLVWSRERFEKHLRKLELREAARMWRELKNMLSERYFDVVLDIHGLFLTGMITKQVRAGRKIGMRGAKELNSLFMTETAPPLGRHVTDKYLGVLRAIGITEVDRRMQLTLGPKHGEFAAAYLRQAGVLPEERLVVVIPGTTWPSKNWPVEFFIRTIQRLAPKHRIILGGGKAEVPLGSEIEKACPSVVNAIGQTGLLDLAGLIQKAAVVITGDTGPLHMAAAMDIPTVAIFGPTDPAFFAPLGEKHIALTSRLTCSFCHKTRCPDGNNMCMYGVAPDEVLQAVSKVEVPCQP